A genomic window from Polyodon spathula isolate WHYD16114869_AA chromosome 43, ASM1765450v1, whole genome shotgun sequence includes:
- the LOC121305413 gene encoding butyrophilin-like protein 8: protein MDVRWYRKKFKIPVHLYEDRRDRTDVQDSDYRGRTALSRFELQEGILSLELKNLRHTDSGVYSCFATDGFWYGQGKTELIVRALGTQPSVSMDSSQGEQTRLVCRSEGWSPEPEVIWRDRDGNDVTSLSNTTVQSDSQGFLSVSSYIKIKQQSSVFSCLLRSKTPKPDWESKLHISSEYHIFVD, encoded by the exons ATGGACGTGAGGTGGTACAGAAAGAAATTCAAGATCCCGGTTCATTTATATGAAGATCGACGCGATCGCACAGATGTTCAGGACAGTGACTATCGGGGCCGCACTGCTCTCTCTAGATTTGAGCTGCAGGAAGGCATTCTCTCTCTCGAACTGAAAAACCTCCGTCACACTGATAGCGGGGTCTATTCCTGCTTTGCCACTGATGGATTCTGGTATGGACAAGGAAAGACTGAACTGATAGTCAGAG ctCTGGGGACCCAGCCCTCAGTCTCTATGGACTCTTCACAAGGAGAGCAGACCCGGCTGGTGTGCAGATCAGAGGGGTGGAGCCCTGAACCTGAAGTGATCTGGAGAGACAGGGATGGAAACGATGTGACATCACTGTCCAACACAACAGTGCAGAGCGACAGTCAGGGGTTCCTCAGTGTCAGCAGCTACATCAAAATCAAACAGCAGTCCAGCGTGTTCTCCTGTCTGCTTAGAAGTAAAACACCCAAACCAGACTGGGAATCCAAACTCCACATATCCAGTGAGTATCACATCTTTGTGGATTGA
- the LOC121305369 gene encoding E3 ubiquitin-protein ligase TRIM39-like: protein MSKHQQKHDRYCKTIPSAEQRIAVKIKTCQGLFYCALIVSPGTTEHTKNVELNRKDFLESGRAVDVTLDPDTAHPRLTLSAEGKRVRRGETRQDLPDTPERFDYWLCVLGREGFTSGRRYWQVQVGGNTWWRLGVSRESAPRKGGFSMTPQQGYWTVEWWSGGEFTALTDPQTPLPQSLKPQKLGVYLDYEEGQLSFYNVESRSHIYTFTDMEFNPNEKLYPFFCTWDRNTALVLESPDPDPVSAAD from the exons ATGAGCAAACACCAGCAGAAACACGATCGCTACTGTAAAACAATACCCAGCGCGGAACAGAGGATTGCTGTGAAAATAAAGACATGTCAAGGCTTATTTTATTGTGCACTTATTGTATCACCAGGTACAACAGAGCACACAAAAAATGTAGAGCTAAACAGGAAGGACTTTCTGGAGTCTGGAAGAGCAG TTGATGTGACTCTGGACCCTGATACAGCGCACCCCCGGCTCACCCTGTCTGCGGAGGGGAAACGAGTGAGACGGGGAGAGACACGGCAGGATCTCCCTGACACTCCAGAGAGATTTGATTACTggctctgtgtgctgggcagggaGGGCTTCACCTCGGGGAGACGCTACTGGCAGGTGCAGGTGGGGGGGAATACATGGTGGAGATTAGGAGTCAGCAGAGAGTCTGCCCCGAGGAAGGGGGGGTTCAGCATGACCCCCCAGCAGGGTTACTGGACTGTGGAGTGGTGGAGTGGAGGTGAGTTCACTGCTCTCACTGACCCCCAGACCCCCCTCCCCCAGAGTCTGAAGCCCCAGAAGCTGGGGGTGTATCTGGATTATGAGGAAGGGCAGCTCTCCTTTTACAATGTGGAGAGCAGATCTCACATCTACACTTTCACTGACATGGAGTTCAATCCCAATGAGAAACTCTATCCATTCTTCTGTACTTGGGACAGGAATACAGCCCTTGTGCTGGAgtcccctgaccctgaccctgtcaGCGCTGCAGATTAA